The Candidatus Binatia bacterium genomic sequence CGAGTCATTGTCGTTGGCCCGAGCCAGGCCGCCTAGGAAAACGAGACCGAGGAGAACGGCTAAAACGGTTACCGATGGTTTCATACTGGTCGCTCCTTCCGGGGAACCCGAGAATTGCCCCTAGCGCCCCATTTCTTTAAGAACCTCTTCCGCTATGGATGCGTCTATAACATGCTCCACGGTGACGGTCTTGGAAAGACCCGCCTTGCGCTCGATTTCCAGCAGGTTCTCCACGCCCGTCTGATCGACGCGGCCGTCCCGGCTGAACGCATTCACCACCACCGCGTAGGATTCGCGCGCCATCGTTTCGTCCATCGCGAAGCGCTTGCGGATGATCTCGGTAGAGCCGGCGGCGTCCTCGCGCAAGGATCGCAGCGCCTCGATCTCGGATTTTAAAACCCGCTTGACCTGCGAGCGGTTTTGCTTGATCTTGTCCACCGTCGCGGAGAGACCCGCGAGAGGAATCGAGACGACATCCGCCGTGTTCGCCAGCGCGGCGAACCCTTCCCGCTTCATGAGAATCGAAAACGGCGGCGCGACCAGGATCGCGTCCACGCGGCGGAGCCTGAACGCCTCGACGACGAATTTCTCCTCGCCGATCGCGAGAAATTTAACGTCGCGGTCGGGATCGACGCCGAAATGCTCCAGCATCAGCCGGCCGCTGATCTGATTGGTGCCGCCGATGCTCGTGACGCCGATCACGCGGCCCTTGAGATCCTTGAAGCTTTTGATCGAGGGATGCACGACCAGGCTGAAAAACGGCGCTTTGATGCTGGTGGAAAACGCCCGCACCGGGGCGCCTCGCGCCGCGGAGCGGATCGCCGAGCCGAATACTTCGGCGTAATCGGCGTCGGTGCTGACGAGCGCGGCGATGTTCACCGCCGGACGCGCCTGCACCAGCTCGGCGTTCAAGCCGTTCCTTAAGTAAAAGCCGCGGTCCTTGGCGATGAAGGCGGCGAGAAACGAGAGCGAATTGTTCGCGTACGTGATGCGGATTCTCTCCTGCACGTCGGCAGAAAAAACCGGAATCAGGACGGCAAGTAAAAAGACTGCAAGGCAGCGAACCGATGGCGTCTTCATAACTTTTGAATTTGACGCGGAACCTGGAACTCGAAACCCGGAACTATTTTTTATACAGCTTGTCGATGTAGCCGCTCTTCTTGATCTCTTCGAGAAGGCTCGTGTCGATGAAGTCCTTGGCCTGAGGATTCTTCTCTTTCGAAGTGACGATCGAATCCAAGGCCGCCTGGATGCCCTTCAACTCGGGTATCGGGTATTCGCGCAGGCTGCCGGCAAGCCTGGCGTAAACTTCTTTGGCGGCTTGCGGATCCTCCACCCCCTCCTGCCGCATCGCCGCGAGCGCCACCTCCGGCCGGGTTTTGAAGGCGTGGATGCCGTCGATGTAGGACTCCAGCAATTTTCGCAAGGTCTCCCGCCGAGTTTGCAGAACCGCTACGGGAGCGACGATGCCGAATCGCGCGTAATCCAACGGCAGCTCCGAAAGATCCGCCAGCACTCTGCAGCACTTCGAAGCCAGCACTTTATAGACTTGCTCGGGACTCACCAGCGCTCCCTCCACGTGGCCGCCGACCAGAGCCGTGATTCGCGTCGGCGTGTTGCCCGACTGAAGAATCGCCACGTCCTTCTCGGGATTGAGCTTCAAGAAGCGCAGCGCCAGCCTCGTCGTCACGTCCGACGCCGAACCGAAGCGGCTGATCGCGATGCGCTTGCCTTTGAGATCCTCGGCCGTCTTGATGTTGCTGCGCACGATGAGATAGTGCTCGAGCCGGTTGATCGTGACCGCGATCACTCTTACGTCCAGGATGCCCGCCACCTTTGGACTGAGCTGGGCGGGCACGTCGGAATCGGTGACGATAACGTCGCCGGCGATCATCGCCTGCGACATCACGCTGCCGCTGCCGAAATAAATGGGCTTGACGTCGAGGCCGCGCTTTTGCCACAGTTTTTCTCGCTCGATCACGCGGCGCAGCGTGCCGCTGACGCCCGTGCCGCTGTAGCCCAGATGGATCGTCTCCGCGCGGGCCGTCCCGGCGGTCAGAAAGCCTGCCAGAAGAACCAGGCCGAAAACCGTCGCCATGCGCTTGTTCAAAGGCTTACCCGTCCTTTCGATATTCCTCACCGAGGTAACTCATAACTAAAAGAGACCGCGATCTGCGCCAAGAAAAACATGAGGATGGAAAACGGAATGGAACTTAAGCACGCCGCCGCCGCAGGAACCAGACGGCGACTCCCAGAGTGAAAAATCCGCCGGCGAACCACGGCCAGCGGCCCCTCAGAAACCTCACCGTCGCGTAGGCCGGGCTGCCGGCGACTTGCGCCGGCTTGCTGAAAACGGGGAGTTCTTTCGTTTCGTTGCCGCCGCCGGGAATCTTGACATTGATCGTCATCAACAGCAACAGCGGCTGCGTTCCCGACCGTACCGGGGTCACGTCCCACATCCACGGGGTCAATCCTTCCTCGCTCACAGCTTTTTCGTCA encodes the following:
- a CDS encoding ABC transporter substrate-binding protein, with translation MKTPSVRCLAVFLLAVLIPVFSADVQERIRITYANNSLSFLAAFIAKDRGFYLRNGLNAELVQARPAVNIAALVSTDADYAEVFGSAIRSAARGAPVRAFSTSIKAPFFSLVVHPSIKSFKDLKGRVIGVTSIGGTNQISGRLMLEHFGVDPDRDVKFLAIGEEKFVVEAFRLRRVDAILVAPPFSILMKREGFAALANTADVVSIPLAGLSATVDKIKQNRSQVKRVLKSEIEALRSLREDAAGSTEIIRKRFAMDETMARESYAVVVNAFSRDGRVDQTGVENLLEIERKAGLSKTVTVEHVIDASIAEEVLKEMGR
- a CDS encoding ABC transporter substrate-binding protein, encoding MRNIERTGKPLNKRMATVFGLVLLAGFLTAGTARAETIHLGYSGTGVSGTLRRVIEREKLWQKRGLDVKPIYFGSGSVMSQAMIAGDVIVTDSDVPAQLSPKVAGILDVRVIAVTINRLEHYLIVRSNIKTAEDLKGKRIAISRFGSASDVTTRLALRFLKLNPEKDVAILQSGNTPTRITALVGGHVEGALVSPEQVYKVLASKCCRVLADLSELPLDYARFGIVAPVAVLQTRRETLRKLLESYIDGIHAFKTRPEVALAAMRQEGVEDPQAAKEVYARLAGSLREYPIPELKGIQAALDSIVTSKEKNPQAKDFIDTSLLEEIKKSGYIDKLYKK